A region of Lathamus discolor isolate bLatDis1 chromosome 14, bLatDis1.hap1, whole genome shotgun sequence DNA encodes the following proteins:
- the ABR gene encoding active breakpoint cluster region-related protein isoform X4, with the protein MTEVLVQPEGSPGPMGEQPEHSVEEPEGKRPPNTGARLWGRVRSKLLRQKLDPQAVQTKNWHMDVIEMNGIKVEFSMKFTSRDMSLKRTPSKKQTGVFGVKISVVTKRERSKVPYIVRQCIEEVEKRGIEEVGIYRISGVATDIQALKAVFDANNKDILVMLSDMDINAIAGTLKLYFRELPEPLLTDRLYPAFMEGIALSDPAAKENCMMHLLRSLPDPNLITFLFLLEHLKRVAEKEPINKMSLHNLATVFGPTLLRPSEGESKGHLTLASDIWSHDVMAQVQVLLYYLQHPPISFTELKRNTLYFSTDV; encoded by the exons ATGACGGAGGTGCTGGTGCAGCCGGAGGGCAGCCCTGGCCCCATGGGCGAGCAGCCGGAGCACAGCGTGGAGGAGCCCGAGGGGAAGCGTCCCCCCAACACGGGCGCCCGCCTCTGGGGCAGGGTGCGCAGCAAACTGCTCCGGCAGAAG CTGGACCCACAGGCTGTGCAGACAAAGAACTGGCACATGGATGTGATCGAGATGAACGGG ATCAAGGTGGAGTTCTCCATGAAGTTCACAAGCAGAGATATGAGCCTGAAGAGGACCCCTTCCAAAAAGCAGACCGGTGTCTTCGGGGTCAAAATCAGCGTCGTGACAAA GCGTGAGCGCTCCAAGGTGCCTTACATCGTGCGCCAGTGCATCGAGGAGGTGGAGAAGAGGGGCATCGAAGAGGTTGGCATCTACAGGATCTCTGGCGTAGCCACTGACATCCAGGCATTAAAAGCTGTCTTTGATGCAA ATAACAAGGACATCCTGGTCATGCTGAGTGACATGGACATCAATGCCATTGCCGGCACGCTGAAGCTGTACTTCCGTGAGCTGCCCGagcccctcctcactgacagacTCTACCCTGCCTTCATGGAGGGGATTG CCCTCTCAGATCCTGCTGCCAAGGAGAACTGCATGATGCACCTTCTCCGCTCACTGCCTGACCCCAACCTCAtcaccttcctcttcctgctgGAGCACTTGAAAAG GGTAGCTGAAAAGGAGCCTATCAACAAAATGTCTCTCCACAATCTGGCCACGGTCTTTGGGCCAACACTGCTGAGACCCTCAGAGGGGGAGAgcaagggacacctcaccctggCCTCTGACATCTGGTCCCATGATGTGATGGCCCAG GTCCAGGTCCTTCTCTACtacctgcagcatcctcccaTCTCCTTCACTGAGCTAAAACGCAACACACTTTACTTCTCCACGGACGTGTAG